Within the Acidobacteriota bacterium genome, the region GAGCGCCACCCCGAGGCTCAGCAACGGAATACGGCTGCCATCATCGCGTTGCCGGGTGGCGCTGAACACCGACTGGTAACGGACCTGACCGGTCGGTTCCGGCGGGACCGTCATCGCCACGAACGGGCGCTCGGAATAAACCTGGACGCCGAGGGTTTCCGCGAGCTTGAGGATCTGGGTGTACCCCGGCGTGACGTAGTTGGCGCCGAGATCGAACGAGCGGCCATCAGCGGTCACCGTGTCACACAGGCCGCCGACCCGGCCAAGTTTTTCCAGAATCACCACGTTGCGATAGCCGTGCTCGCGCAAATAGTGCGCCGTCAACAGACCGGCCGGTCCGGCGCCGACCACCACGACCCGCGGCTCCACCTGCGACGTACTCATATCAGCTCCTCCCACTGGCGGCCGGCCGATCCAGGAAATACTGCTCCACGTACCGCGACAGCGACTCGAATTCGGGAGTGCGGGTCTGCTGCTCGGCCCAGTGAATCAGTTCGTCAACGGCGCGAAAGTCGTCGAGCGCCGGAGAGCTCTCGAGCACTGGGTTGAAGCGAAAGAACCGGTTCCCGAGTATCTCCGCCACGCCCAGGTCGTCGAGCCCGCTGGTCGCGGTCTGGGCGATGTCGGGAAACCGGGCCCCCCACTTCAACATGCCCCACTCGAGTGGACCGTCCTGGCCAATCCCGTCCGGACACTGCCCGCACCCGATGGACAGCAAGCGCACTTGCCCGGTCGCCCCGTCGACGCCCGGCGACCGCGCCGCCACCCCGAGGGCTGCCAGCGACGGATTGACGGCAAACACGCCGCCATCGACGTACCCTTCGAAACTGGGAAAGTAGACCGGCGCGGCCATCGAGCGCAGGACCGCGCGCCAGCATTCCAGTTCACCCTCGTCCGACGACCGTGACCGGCTCATCACCACGGACTGCACGCTCGTCTGGGCGGTGCCGGTCAGCGTGCCCGACAGGAGGGTCGCGACAATCGCGACCTCGCGGTCGAGTTCTCTCATCCGCCTCGAACCGAAGAACGCCTGCAGTTCGCCCCGCAGTCCATCGATCTCCCACTTGGGCAGAAACACGTTGACGGCCGGCTCAATCCAGTGGAAACCAGGGGCGCGCGACACGACTTGCAACACCCGTCCGGAAACGCCTCGCGGCCACACGCGGCGCGCAAATATCTGGTCGCCGGTCTGGTAGAACTGGAGGATCCGGTCGAGCGGCGACCCGCAGGCCAGCGCCATCGCGTTCGCCGCGCCCATCGACGTCCCGGCATAGAGGTCAACGCCGTCCAGGAACGCCGGGCCATGCCGTTCTGCCAGCCTCGCGAGCCAGACAATTGTGGAGATGCCGCGGACCCCGCCACCGTCGAGGGCCAGCACCCGGTACGGGCGAGCGGCCGCCGTCACAGGCAGTCTCGCATTCGCCGCCGCAGACGCCCCACGACCATAGGGAAGCCCAAGCGTGGGAACGGTAACACAGGACGCACTCGAGGACCGGTTGATTCCGTCTGCCGGTCCTGATGTCTAATAGCGCGGGATGAAGATCGTCGCCCTCAGCGACCTGCACGGACACTTGCCTGAGATTGCCCCCTGCGACCTCTTGGTCGTGGCCGGTGACGTGTGCCCGGACTTCGGCGAGCCGGGGGCTGAGACCAATGCCATGCACCAACGGCGCTGGTTCGATGCGCACGCCCGGCCGTGGCTGGCGGCGGCGCCGGCGGCCCACAAGATCCTGACGTGGGGCAATCACGACTGGTGCGGGGAGGCCTTCGGGG harbors:
- a CDS encoding patatin-like phospholipase family protein, whose translation is MTAAARPYRVLALDGGGVRGISTIVWLARLAERHGPAFLDGVDLYAGTSMGAANAMALACGSPLDRILQFYQTGDQIFARRVWPRGVSGRVLQVVSRAPGFHWIEPAVNVFLPKWEIDGLRGELQAFFGSRRMRELDREVAIVATLLSGTLTGTAQTSVQSVVMSRSRSSDEGELECWRAVLRSMAAPVYFPSFEGYVDGGVFAVNPSLAALGVAARSPGVDGATGQVRLLSIGCGQCPDGIGQDGPLEWGMLKWGARFPDIAQTATSGLDDLGVAEILGNRFFRFNPVLESSPALDDFRAVDELIHWAEQQTRTPEFESLSRYVEQYFLDRPAASGRS